In the Verrucomicrobiia bacterium genome, one interval contains:
- a CDS encoding carbohydrate binding domain-containing protein: MWSFQTGTPNPDGVIRLPGRVFNFLVFGLFGHEAAAYFYAISSLVIAFLAFFYFCRKFLKIDSLPVTLVGSLLFALNPIFLGNMAKVGLVLAAALLPLCLTFIKIAFEKRQLRYLLFYVACLNISFLHPYTLILNTVISGVYLVYLGWRHWDFVRENTLKITALIIGAILANSYIILSLLSMGSVSKDVISANVVPVAMDYTALVGTSNTADLLTGLSLSKEVFLDFLFYNPDYKFIYFAASFSLYILLIVLFIKVRSSLSRLDLRRLLLFSLAFLIFIALAATTIWNIDALIRLLITLPGGWAFRSPLKWQLYIPFVLAGIIVLLMARTSGKLRTYSFAALAIIFIGMNGYVLSDVHKKLLTPRTLENFTALNNAPLENKTLLFVNSPRCLDYMSTHLEETVELNQVLTAKNVQVKRVLVDSIDSINVGSYNYVLSCREKSDLARMLTHQYDFKRSHSFLRGDFQLYENKINIPQVYALENLYGLDERQSVADAYSMTKNNLGSPLSFTGLDNKNLPMIALEDPFSTVSGNNIRENKIITNNQLGSHVSKQELLVPELHTPLYYKSADNTLTLSPQKRPDYHRLDPSAKTQRISLNDKHDKLVYDDPTFKYKNSLSNGSFESGLWQKKVSDCYNYDNKPDISMSLNNTQANDGKQSLQLESKAHIACTGPKEIKVTPGQQYIISFDYLAETGPVAGFSVRFDDPYKIDKTQRIKESGSSWKSFGYTVTVPENATSMKLMLYAYPDSKVGTRSKVLYDNVAVINIPPVKNSFFLLKDRSTKLGSPKIETIAKDPTQKEITITTNDTPFFLATSETYSKLWELVPTRNDSWLPSLSNPATAGEQFALNNTMNAWYIQPSELCRSAEVCQKDASGNYTISLTMRFVPQKWLYLGLILSAVSFVGLVAYCIWEFLHERKHRKRVENAT, from the coding sequence ATGTGGTCGTTTCAAACAGGAACACCTAACCCTGATGGTGTTATACGTCTGCCCGGTCGTGTGTTTAATTTTTTGGTTTTTGGCTTATTTGGCCACGAAGCAGCTGCCTATTTCTATGCCATATCATCGCTGGTAATCGCATTTCTTGCCTTCTTTTATTTCTGCCGCAAGTTTCTCAAGATTGATAGTTTGCCCGTTACGCTGGTAGGTTCTTTGCTTTTTGCCTTAAACCCAATATTCCTAGGCAATATGGCCAAGGTTGGGCTAGTATTGGCGGCAGCCTTATTACCTCTATGTCTAACGTTCATTAAAATTGCTTTTGAAAAACGACAATTACGGTACCTGCTGTTTTATGTTGCATGTTTAAACATCTCTTTTCTTCACCCTTACACGCTTATTCTTAACACCGTTATCTCAGGTGTATATCTTGTTTATTTAGGATGGCGCCACTGGGACTTCGTGCGGGAGAATACTTTAAAAATTACAGCGCTTATAATCGGAGCAATTCTGGCTAATTCATATATTATTCTTTCTCTGTTAAGCATGGGGAGCGTAAGTAAGGATGTAATTTCAGCCAATGTTGTACCGGTTGCCATGGATTACACTGCGCTTGTGGGAACCTCGAATACTGCTGATCTTCTTACGGGGCTGTCGCTTTCAAAAGAAGTATTTCTCGATTTCTTATTTTATAATCCTGACTACAAGTTTATATATTTTGCAGCTAGTTTCAGCCTCTACATTCTCCTAATAGTTCTATTTATAAAAGTGCGCAGTTCACTTTCAAGGTTAGATTTGCGGCGCTTATTGCTGTTTTCATTGGCATTTCTCATATTTATCGCTCTTGCAGCCACGACCATTTGGAATATCGATGCCTTAATCCGTTTACTCATCACCCTGCCGGGCGGCTGGGCATTCCGTTCGCCTCTAAAGTGGCAGCTGTATATTCCTTTTGTCTTAGCCGGCATCATAGTATTGTTGATGGCCCGCACTTCCGGCAAACTTCGCACATATAGCTTCGCTGCTTTAGCGATTATATTTATTGGAATGAACGGATACGTGCTCAGCGATGTCCATAAGAAATTGCTCACTCCACGAACATTAGAGAACTTCACCGCCTTAAATAACGCCCCTTTAGAAAATAAAACTCTGCTTTTTGTAAATAGTCCTCGCTGTCTGGATTACATGAGTACCCACCTGGAAGAAACGGTTGAGCTAAACCAAGTACTAACGGCTAAGAACGTTCAGGTGAAGCGTGTACTTGTCGACAGCATCGATAGTATTAACGTGGGTAGTTACAATTACGTCCTGAGTTGCCGCGAAAAATCCGACCTGGCCCGAATGCTGACGCATCAATACGACTTTAAACGCAGCCACAGCTTCCTTCGTGGAGACTTCCAGCTATACGAAAATAAAATCAATATACCTCAAGTATATGCACTAGAAAATCTATATGGGTTAGACGAGAGACAAAGTGTTGCCGATGCCTACAGCATGACAAAGAACAACCTTGGATCACCACTTTCCTTTACCGGCCTCGACAATAAGAACTTACCAATGATAGCCTTGGAAGATCCGTTTAGTACCGTTTCGGGCAACAATATTCGTGAAAATAAGATTATTACGAACAATCAATTAGGATCGCATGTTAGTAAGCAGGAACTATTGGTGCCAGAACTTCACACGCCACTCTACTATAAATCAGCTGATAACACCTTGACCCTATCGCCGCAAAAACGGCCAGATTACCACAGGCTGGATCCGAGTGCAAAAACACAGCGCATCTCGTTAAACGATAAGCATGACAAGCTAGTCTACGATGATCCAACTTTCAAATATAAAAACAGTCTTTCTAACGGCTCCTTTGAGAGTGGTCTGTGGCAGAAGAAGGTCAGTGACTGCTACAATTACGACAATAAGCCTGACATATCGATGTCGCTTAACAATACTCAAGCTAATGACGGTAAGCAATCATTGCAACTTGAGTCAAAGGCGCACATCGCCTGCACCGGACCTAAAGAAATCAAAGTTACTCCTGGCCAACAGTATATTATAAGCTTCGACTATTTAGCCGAAACCGGGCCAGTAGCAGGATTTTCAGTTCGTTTTGATGACCCTTACAAAATTGATAAAACACAGCGCATAAAGGAAAGCGGAAGTTCGTGGAAAAGCTTCGGTTACACCGTAACGGTTCCAGAGAATGCTACTAGCATGAAGCTCATGCTATATGCCTATCCAGACAGCAAAGTAGGTACTCGGTCGAAGGTACTCTATGACAATGTAGCCGTTATTAATATTCCACCAGTTAAGAACTCTTTTTTTCTTCTGAAAGATCGCTCCACAAAACTAGGGAGCCCGAAGATCGAAACCATTGCCAAAGATCCAACTCAAAAGGAAATCACTATCACAACAAATGACACGCCTTTTTTCTTAGCCACAAGCGAAACGTACAGTAAGCTGTGGGAACTTGTCCCCACGCGTAACGATAGCTGGCTACCAAGCTTAAGTAACCCTGCAACTGCCGGCGAACAATTTGCATTAAATAATACTATGAATGCTTGGTACATTCAGCCAAGTGAACTATGTAGATCAGCGGAAGTATGCCAAAAAGACGCTTCTGGTAATTATACAATTTCACTTACGATGCGTTTCGTACCACAAAAATGGCTATACCTTGGTCTTATCCTTAGTGCTGTCAGTTTTGTCGGGCTAGTGGCATACTGTATCTGGGAGTTCTTACACGAACGAAAACATAGAAAGAGAGTAGAGAATGCTACATAG